From a single Bacillus pumilus genomic region:
- a CDS encoding glycerol-3-phosphate responsive antiterminator has translation MSFHDQPILPAVRNMKQFEEFLKSPFTYGVLLDVHLGRLKGIMNEANAHHKKMFVHVDLIHGIKHDEYGTEFICQEMKPAGIISTRSSVIVKAKQKKVYAIQRMFLLDTSAMEKSMEFVGKHRPDFIEVLPGVVPDLITEVRERAGIPIFAGGFIRTKEDVERALEAGATAVTTSNTTLWKAFQK, from the coding sequence ATGAGTTTTCATGATCAACCCATTCTACCTGCTGTTCGTAATATGAAGCAATTTGAGGAATTTTTAAAAAGTCCATTTACATATGGAGTCTTACTTGATGTTCACTTAGGCCGACTAAAGGGCATCATGAATGAGGCGAATGCCCATCATAAAAAAATGTTTGTCCATGTCGATCTCATTCACGGCATTAAACATGATGAGTATGGAACGGAATTTATTTGTCAGGAAATGAAGCCGGCAGGAATTATTTCTACTAGGTCTTCTGTCATAGTTAAAGCAAAGCAAAAAAAGGTATATGCCATTCAGCGAATGTTTTTACTTGATACGAGTGCCATGGAAAAAAGCATGGAGTTCGTAGGGAAACATCGTCCTGATTTTATTGAAGTATTGCCTGGAGTCGTACCAGATTTAATTACTGAAGTACGCGAGCGAGCAGGGATTCCAATATTTGCAGGCGGGTTTATTCGTACAAAAGAAGATGTAGAAAGAGCGCTTGAAGCTGGAGCTACAGCTGTAACGACCTCGAATACCACCCTTTGGAAAGCGTTCCAAAAGTGA
- a CDS encoding aspartate aminotransferase family protein, whose translation MKIHEQAQNLQAKDDQLIWHHMKGTNKENESMVILEAEGAWVKDIHGNRYLDGMSGLWCVNAGYGRKELAEAAYKQLNTMPYYPLTQSHVPAIQLAEKLNEWLGGDYVIFFSNSGSEANEAAFKIAKQYHAQTGESTRTKFISRYRSYHGNTAAALAATGQAQRKYKYEPLGQGFIHVAPPDLYRHPEDQENLASAAAIDQAMTWELSETIAGVIMEPIITGGGILMPPKGYLKKVKDICEAHGALLIVDEVICGFGRTGKRFGFMHEEVKPDIITMAKGITSGYLPLSATCVKREIYEAYAGEDTYDRLRHVNTFGGHPASCAVALANLEIMEREQLVERSEVLGRDMLDRLQALKEHPFVGDVRGKGLLFGIELVQNQQSKKPAEPHVVAQLIAECKKRGLIIGKNGDTVAGYNNVAQLAPPLNITDDDASFIINTLKESMAQL comes from the coding sequence ATGAAAATACATGAGCAGGCGCAAAATCTTCAGGCGAAAGATGATCAATTGATCTGGCATCATATGAAAGGGACAAACAAGGAAAATGAAAGTATGGTCATTCTTGAGGCAGAAGGTGCATGGGTGAAAGATATTCATGGAAATCGCTATTTAGACGGGATGTCAGGCCTATGGTGTGTGAATGCTGGATATGGACGAAAAGAGCTTGCGGAAGCGGCTTATAAGCAATTAAATACAATGCCTTACTATCCACTCACACAAAGCCATGTGCCAGCGATCCAGCTGGCTGAAAAGCTCAATGAGTGGCTTGGCGGGGACTATGTCATTTTCTTTTCTAACAGCGGGTCTGAAGCCAATGAAGCCGCATTTAAGATTGCCAAACAATATCATGCGCAAACAGGAGAGAGTACAAGGACAAAGTTCATCTCCCGGTATCGGTCGTATCATGGCAATACAGCGGCAGCTCTTGCCGCAACCGGTCAAGCGCAGCGTAAATATAAATATGAACCATTAGGTCAGGGCTTTATCCACGTCGCACCGCCTGATCTATATCGTCACCCTGAGGACCAAGAGAACTTGGCAAGTGCAGCGGCCATTGACCAAGCGATGACGTGGGAATTAAGTGAGACCATCGCTGGAGTCATTATGGAACCGATTATTACAGGCGGTGGTATCTTAATGCCGCCAAAAGGGTATTTGAAGAAGGTGAAAGACATTTGTGAAGCTCATGGAGCGCTTCTCATCGTAGATGAAGTCATTTGCGGCTTTGGCCGGACAGGGAAGCGGTTTGGTTTTATGCATGAGGAAGTAAAGCCGGATATCATTACAATGGCAAAAGGGATTACAAGCGGCTATTTACCGCTTTCTGCAACGTGTGTAAAACGAGAAATCTATGAAGCTTATGCAGGAGAAGATACGTATGATCGGCTGCGTCATGTGAATACATTTGGCGGTCATCCTGCTTCCTGTGCCGTGGCACTTGCCAACCTAGAGATTATGGAAAGAGAGCAATTAGTAGAACGGTCCGAGGTGCTCGGCCGGGATATGCTTGACCGTTTGCAAGCGTTAAAAGAGCATCCATTTGTCGGTGATGTCAGAGGAAAAGGGTTGCTGTTCGGCATAGAGCTTGTTCAGAATCAACAGTCCAAAAAACCAGCAGAACCACATGTTGTCGCTCAATTGATCGCAGAATGTAAAAAACGCGGGCTGATCATCGGGAAAAATGGGGATACGGTGGCAGGCTATAATAATGTTGCGCAGCTCGCACCACCGCTTAATATCACAGATGATGATGCTTCATTTATCATCAATACCTTAAAAGAAAGCATGGCACAGCTATAG
- the glpD gene encoding glycerol-3-phosphate dehydrogenase — protein MTFSSLEREQMLQEMTKKPYDVFIIGGGITGAGTALDAASRGMRVGLAEMQDFAAGTSSRSTKLVHGGLRYLKQFEVKMVAEVGKERAIVYENGPHVTTPEWMLLPMHKGGTFGKFSTSIGLRVYDFLAGVKHSERRSMLSAKETLAKEPLVKKDGLKGGGYYVEYRTDDARLTIEVMKEAVKFGAEAVNYAKVKEFIYDKGKVVGVVIEDVMTQKTYDVYAKKIVNATGPWVDQLRDKDHSKEGKHLQHTKGIHLVFDQSVFPLKQAIYFDTPDKRMVFAIPREGKTYVGTTDTVYKKQLEHPRMTKADRDYVIKAIQYMFPDLNITEKDVESNWAGLRPLIHEEGKDPSEISRKDEVWTSSSGLITIAGGKLTGYRKMAEHIVNLVRDGLKEETGKDFGPCKTKHMPISGGHVGGSKNMASFVQAKTAEGASVGLTEPIAQKLAEKYGSNVSSLFNRVEQLQGEADKRNIPAYVLAELVYAIEEELAVTPVDFFLRRTGSLLFNINWAKKYAQPVIDYMAERFGWDEATKQKHQTELDQLFHEAVVPLDAE, from the coding sequence ATGACTTTTTCTAGCTTAGAAAGAGAACAAATGCTGCAGGAAATGACAAAAAAACCATATGATGTGTTTATCATTGGTGGGGGTATTACAGGCGCAGGTACAGCACTTGATGCGGCTTCACGCGGAATGCGTGTCGGTCTTGCTGAAATGCAGGATTTCGCAGCCGGTACGTCTAGTCGATCAACGAAACTAGTGCACGGTGGACTTCGTTATTTAAAACAATTTGAAGTGAAGATGGTCGCAGAGGTCGGTAAAGAGCGTGCCATCGTATATGAAAACGGTCCTCATGTGACAACGCCAGAATGGATGCTGCTTCCGATGCATAAAGGCGGGACATTTGGTAAGTTCTCAACCTCAATTGGACTGAGAGTGTATGACTTTTTAGCAGGCGTAAAGCATAGCGAACGTCGAAGCATGCTAAGTGCGAAAGAAACACTTGCAAAAGAACCGCTTGTGAAAAAAGACGGCTTAAAAGGCGGAGGCTATTATGTTGAATACCGTACAGATGATGCACGTCTGACAATTGAAGTCATGAAAGAGGCTGTGAAATTTGGGGCAGAAGCAGTCAACTATGCGAAAGTAAAAGAATTCATTTATGATAAAGGCAAAGTTGTCGGTGTTGTCATTGAAGATGTCATGACGCAGAAAACATACGATGTATATGCGAAAAAAATTGTCAATGCAACAGGTCCATGGGTCGATCAGCTAAGAGACAAGGATCACTCAAAAGAAGGGAAACACTTGCAGCATACAAAAGGTATTCACTTAGTATTCGACCAATCTGTCTTCCCATTAAAACAAGCGATCTACTTTGATACACCTGATAAACGTATGGTCTTTGCGATTCCAAGAGAAGGCAAAACGTACGTTGGAACAACAGATACAGTGTACAAAAAACAGCTGGAACATCCGCGTATGACAAAAGCAGATCGTGATTATGTCATCAAAGCGATTCAATACATGTTCCCTGATCTCAATATTACGGAAAAAGATGTTGAATCTAACTGGGCTGGTCTTCGTCCGCTCATTCATGAAGAAGGCAAAGATCCTTCAGAAATCTCTCGTAAGGATGAAGTGTGGACATCATCTTCAGGCTTAATTACCATTGCTGGAGGTAAATTAACAGGCTACCGCAAAATGGCTGAGCACATTGTGAATCTTGTACGTGATGGACTAAAAGAAGAAACGGGCAAAGACTTTGGGCCATGTAAAACAAAGCATATGCCAATTTCAGGCGGTCATGTAGGTGGATCTAAAAATATGGCTTCCTTTGTCCAGGCGAAAACAGCAGAAGGAGCATCTGTTGGTTTAACAGAACCGATTGCTCAAAAACTCGCTGAGAAATATGGCTCAAACGTCAGCAGTCTCTTCAATCGTGTCGAGCAGCTTCAAGGCGAAGCAGACAAACGAAACATTCCAGCGTATGTACTGGCAGAGCTTGTCTATGCGATCGAAGAAGAATTAGCCGTTACCCCTGTTGATTTCTTCTTAAGAAGAACAGGAAGCCTATTATTTAATATCAATTGGGCAAAAAAATATGCACAGCCAGTCATCGACTATATGGCAGAGCGTTTCGGCTGGGATGAAGCAACAAAACAGAAACATCAAACAGAATTAGATCAACTTTTCCATGAAGCAGTCGTACCGCTTGATGCTGAATAA
- a CDS encoding MIP/aquaporin family protein — translation MTPFWGEVVGTMLLIIFGGGVCAAVNLKKSLAYQSGWIVIAFGWGFAVAIAAYSTGGISGAHLNPALTIGLALEGSFPWADVPMYIVGQMLGALIGAIIVFLHYLPHWKATDDPGAKLGVFSTGPAIPHTFANVLSEVIGTFVLVLGILAIGANKFADGVNPLIVGFLIVAIGLSLGGTTGYAINPARDLGPRIAHAILPIPGKGPSNWKYAWVPVVGPILGGAFGGVFYNAAFKANVTPAFWIVSVILVVVLLGLYVSTKNQTNAVNESM, via the coding sequence ATGACACCATTTTGGGGAGAAGTCGTAGGTACAATGCTGCTCATTATTTTTGGAGGCGGTGTGTGTGCGGCAGTTAATTTAAAGAAATCGCTCGCATATCAATCCGGCTGGATTGTAATCGCTTTCGGATGGGGATTTGCGGTAGCCATTGCAGCTTATTCAACTGGTGGGATCAGCGGAGCGCATTTAAATCCTGCACTGACAATTGGGCTTGCATTAGAAGGAAGTTTTCCTTGGGCTGATGTTCCAATGTATATTGTTGGTCAAATGCTTGGCGCATTAATAGGGGCTATTATTGTCTTTTTACATTACTTACCGCACTGGAAAGCAACAGACGATCCAGGTGCAAAGCTAGGTGTATTCTCAACTGGTCCTGCGATTCCGCATACTTTTGCAAACGTACTTAGTGAAGTGATCGGTACATTTGTATTGGTTCTAGGAATTTTAGCGATTGGTGCAAATAAATTTGCAGACGGAGTTAATCCGCTGATTGTTGGTTTCTTAATTGTTGCAATTGGTCTTTCATTAGGTGGAACAACTGGTTATGCAATTAACCCTGCTCGTGATTTAGGTCCGAGAATTGCACATGCGATCCTGCCGATTCCAGGAAAAGGCCCATCGAATTGGAAGTATGCTTGGGTGCCTGTTGTTGGTCCAATTTTAGGCGGCGCATTTGGTGGTGTTTTCTACAATGCAGCCTTTAAAGCGAACGTCACTCCAGCCTTTTGGATTGTAAGCGTTATTTTAGTTGTGGTATTGTTAGGACTCTATGTCTCTACGAAAAACCAAACAAATGCTGTAAATGAAAGTATGTAA
- a CDS encoding phospho-sugar mutase, translated as MSWKTNYERWINEKHLDTELREWLEAHQDDHQALEDCFYKNLEFGTGGMRGEIGAGTNRMNVYTVRKASAGLAAYIAKHGEDAKRRGVAIAYDSRHKSPEFAMESAKTLASQGIQTYVFDELRPTPELSFAVRELNAFAGIVVTASHNPPEYNGYKVYGEDGGQLPPLQADQVIQEVDAIENELSISVDSEETLKQQGLINMIGEEIDHAYIEKLKTISVHPELANEVDVKVVFTPLHGTANQPVRKGLQALGYQHVTVVPEQENPDPQFSTVTSPNPEEHAAFEYAIKLGEKQNADILIATDPDADRLGIAVKNHDGEFTVLTGNQTGALLLHYLLSEKQKLGQLPPRPVVMKTIVTSELGRAVASAFGADTIDTLTGFKFIGEKIKQFEESGEYTFQFGYEESYGYLIGDFARDKDAVQAALLAVEVAAFYKKQGKSLYDALVDIFKEFGFYREGLKSLTLKGKEGAEQISAILHTFRTNPPATIARQRITIIEDYQSSQRYHVAEKKEEIIHLPASNVLKYFLEDGSWFCLRPSGTEPKVKFYIAVKGTSLTDSEEKLKQLSEEVMKVVYEIVEETAK; from the coding sequence ATGAGTTGGAAGACGAATTATGAGCGATGGATCAATGAGAAGCACCTGGATACTGAGCTAAGGGAGTGGCTAGAGGCGCATCAAGATGACCACCAGGCGCTTGAAGACTGTTTCTACAAAAACCTTGAGTTTGGCACTGGAGGCATGCGCGGTGAAATTGGTGCCGGCACGAACCGAATGAATGTGTACACGGTTCGTAAAGCATCTGCAGGTCTTGCTGCGTATATTGCGAAACATGGAGAGGATGCAAAAAGAAGAGGCGTCGCCATTGCATATGATTCACGCCATAAGTCGCCTGAATTTGCGATGGAATCAGCCAAAACACTTGCTTCACAGGGAATCCAAACGTACGTATTTGACGAACTGCGTCCAACACCAGAACTCTCATTTGCTGTTCGGGAGCTGAATGCATTTGCTGGGATTGTCGTGACAGCAAGTCATAATCCACCAGAATATAATGGCTATAAAGTGTATGGAGAAGATGGCGGACAGCTGCCACCGCTTCAAGCAGATCAAGTCATTCAAGAAGTGGATGCAATTGAAAATGAACTGTCAATTTCAGTTGATTCAGAAGAGACGTTAAAACAACAAGGGCTGATCAACATGATCGGAGAAGAAATTGATCATGCATATATAGAAAAATTAAAAACCATCAGTGTGCATCCTGAGCTGGCAAATGAGGTCGATGTGAAAGTCGTATTTACCCCGCTTCATGGCACTGCGAACCAGCCTGTCCGAAAAGGGCTTCAAGCTCTTGGCTATCAGCATGTGACTGTTGTGCCTGAACAGGAGAATCCAGATCCACAATTCTCAACAGTGACATCGCCAAACCCAGAGGAGCATGCCGCATTTGAATATGCCATCAAGCTTGGCGAAAAGCAGAATGCCGATATCCTCATTGCAACAGACCCAGATGCTGATAGGTTAGGCATTGCGGTCAAAAATCATGATGGGGAGTTTACCGTCTTAACAGGTAACCAAACAGGAGCCTTGCTGCTTCATTATTTATTATCTGAAAAACAAAAGCTGGGTCAGCTGCCGCCTCGTCCCGTTGTGATGAAAACCATCGTCACAAGTGAGCTTGGCCGAGCTGTTGCATCAGCATTTGGTGCCGACACGATAGACACACTGACCGGCTTTAAATTTATTGGAGAAAAAATCAAGCAATTCGAAGAGAGCGGAGAATACACGTTTCAATTCGGTTATGAAGAGAGCTATGGCTATTTAATCGGTGACTTTGCCCGGGATAAAGATGCGGTGCAAGCAGCGCTGTTAGCCGTCGAAGTAGCAGCTTTCTATAAAAAACAAGGCAAGTCTTTGTACGATGCACTTGTTGATATTTTCAAGGAGTTTGGATTTTACCGGGAAGGGTTAAAGTCGTTAACCTTAAAAGGAAAAGAAGGAGCAGAACAGATTTCAGCCATCCTTCATACGTTTAGAACAAATCCGCCTGCTACTATCGCAAGGCAGCGAATTACTATCATCGAGGATTACCAATCAAGTCAAAGATACCACGTGGCTGAAAAGAAAGAAGAAATCATTCATCTACCAGCATCAAACGTGCTGAAATATTTCCTTGAGGATGGCTCTTGGTTCTGTTTAAGACCTTCCGGCACTGAACCTAAAGTAAAATTTTATATTGCCGTCAAAGGTACGTCTTTAACAGATAGCGAAGAAAAGCTGAAGCAATTGTCAGAAGAAGTGATGAAAGTCGTATATGAGATTGTGGAAGAAACAGCTAAATAA
- the glpK gene encoding glycerol kinase GlpK, with amino-acid sequence MAKEKYILALDQGTTSSRAILFDQEGKIAHTAQKEFNQYFPNPGWVEHNANEIWSSVLSVISTALIESGIEADQIAGIGITNQRETAVVWDKHTGAPIYNAIVWQSRQTSGICEELKAQGHNETFRNKTGLLIDAYFSGTKVKWILDNVEGAREKAENGDLLFGTIDTWLIWKMTGGKSHVTDYSNASRTLMFNIYDLKWDEELLDILGVPASMLPDVKPSSHIYGETTDYHFFGRNIPIAGAAGDQQSALFGQACFEEGMAKNTYGTGCFMLMNTGEKAIKSDHGLLTTIAWGIDGKVEYALEGSIFVAGSAIQWLRDGLRMFKDSKDSEAYAERVESTDGVYVVPAFVGLGTPYWDSDVRGAVFGLTRGTSKEHFIRATLESLAYQTKDVLDAMEKDSNISLKTLRVDGGAVKNDFLMGFQSDLLDVPVERPEINETTALGAAYLAGIAVGFWNDRSDIAKQWNLDKRFEPKMEEGSRDSLYSGWKKAVKAAQAFK; translated from the coding sequence ATGGCAAAAGAAAAATATATTCTCGCATTAGATCAAGGGACAACAAGCTCAAGAGCGATCTTATTTGATCAAGAAGGCAAAATTGCCCATACAGCTCAGAAGGAATTTAATCAATATTTTCCGAACCCAGGCTGGGTAGAACACAATGCTAATGAAATTTGGAGCTCTGTTCTATCCGTCATTTCAACTGCTTTAATTGAATCAGGAATTGAAGCAGATCAAATCGCTGGTATTGGAATTACGAACCAGCGTGAGACAGCTGTTGTTTGGGATAAACATACAGGCGCACCTATTTATAATGCGATTGTTTGGCAGTCAAGACAAACGTCTGGCATTTGTGAAGAGTTGAAAGCGCAAGGTCACAATGAAACGTTTAGAAATAAAACAGGTCTTCTCATCGATGCTTATTTCTCAGGCACAAAAGTAAAATGGATTTTAGACAATGTAGAAGGTGCTCGTGAGAAAGCAGAAAATGGCGACTTACTGTTTGGCACAATCGATACATGGCTTATTTGGAAGATGACTGGCGGTAAATCACACGTCACAGATTATTCCAATGCGTCAAGAACGTTAATGTTCAACATTTACGATCTGAAATGGGACGAAGAATTACTTGATATCCTTGGCGTACCTGCATCTATGCTTCCAGATGTGAAACCATCTTCACACATTTATGGTGAAACAACAGACTATCACTTCTTCGGAAGAAATATTCCGATTGCAGGAGCAGCGGGAGATCAGCAGTCTGCTTTATTTGGTCAGGCTTGCTTTGAAGAAGGTATGGCGAAGAACACATATGGTACAGGATGTTTCATGTTGATGAATACAGGGGAAAAAGCAATTAAGTCGGATCATGGTTTATTAACGACGATTGCATGGGGCATTGACGGCAAAGTTGAATATGCTTTAGAAGGAAGTATTTTCGTTGCTGGTTCAGCGATTCAGTGGCTGCGTGACGGACTGAGAATGTTTAAAGACTCGAAAGACAGCGAAGCTTACGCAGAGCGCGTTGAGTCAACAGATGGCGTATATGTCGTTCCGGCATTCGTTGGTCTAGGCACACCTTACTGGGACAGTGATGTCAGAGGCGCTGTATTCGGATTAACACGCGGTACTTCTAAAGAGCACTTCATCCGTGCAACGTTAGAATCACTTGCTTATCAAACGAAAGATGTGTTAGATGCGATGGAAAAGGATTCAAACATCTCACTTAAAACATTGCGAGTTGATGGCGGAGCTGTGAAGAATGATTTCTTAATGGGCTTCCAAAGTGATTTACTGGATGTGCCTGTAGAGCGTCCAGAAATTAATGAAACGACGGCACTCGGTGCGGCCTATCTTGCGGGAATAGCAGTTGGCTTCTGGAACGACCGTTCAGACATTGCAAAACAGTGGAACCTTGACAAGCGCTTTGAACCTAAGATGGAAGAAGGCAGCCGTGACTCGTTATACAGCGGGTGGAAAAAGGCTGTAAAAGCAGCTCAAGCTTTCAAATAA